In the genome of Ignavibacteriales bacterium, one region contains:
- a CDS encoding transposase, with protein MGLAVHQLVPVQEQIWLTVKDVCSLLEIQKAGFHKRRKKDEFLVKEVTGNGGMQYQILLDSLPQHIQVKYWESRSSSTSTALVTTSQTNNNPATKLNDKQKKVALARFELLTEWLKHRDKSSLSKMKADKKFKLLYNEVKQWPLLSNILGEVSLKIIYKWNQVEGWQKDALKLAPKYHYGKQTKLSAVQANYLLKYIKLPNTKLRISEIIRRAKDDMLIDGFDCPKSDASLRRWIQNWADLNADEWTYCREGQKALNDKILPSLMRDKDKAEVGDMLIIDGHKTNFQIIHPATGKLIRMVLIVVYDYRSDLPLGWELMPTENVYSISSAMRHALLRLGMKGKVVNIDNGRANKSKWFMGDLEQCGIRGLFSKLFDDVLISQPYNGQAKTVERFFGTMADLERGMITYSGTSIATKPPRMMRNEKFHKQIFDRATETVAFDLYQAHHQIAKWFDEYSNRPHQDGFYKGYTPIEIFNESYERVKQQEDFKIRSLSSGELTLLMMSQTITKLYPNGIRFRGNYYFHHELYRFSKENKRVSFEILYDDQELDSIIVKEMSGKFLCEAFKKTLVHPLAKYTGTPEDVALVSQQLAEKNELKKLTIGNYRDYCENVITPQIERTVDVIKNKELKKQAKKTRKLLNSANDVKLDLSTPKPLMNSDESPDFYIKED; from the coding sequence ATGGGATTAGCTGTTCATCAACTTGTACCAGTGCAGGAACAGATATGGTTAACAGTGAAAGATGTATGCTCATTACTTGAGATTCAGAAAGCGGGTTTTCATAAGCGCAGAAAAAAGGATGAATTTCTTGTAAAGGAAGTGACAGGCAATGGCGGGATGCAATATCAGATATTACTTGACTCGTTACCGCAACATATACAGGTTAAGTACTGGGAGTCTCGTTCGTCATCAACTTCAACTGCTTTAGTAACTACTTCTCAAACAAATAATAATCCTGCAACAAAATTAAACGACAAACAAAAGAAGGTCGCACTCGCAAGATTTGAACTGCTTACTGAATGGCTGAAGCATCGTGATAAATCAAGTTTGAGTAAGATGAAAGCTGATAAAAAGTTTAAGCTGTTATACAATGAAGTAAAGCAGTGGCCGCTGTTATCTAATATTCTTGGTGAAGTATCATTAAAGATAATATACAAGTGGAACCAGGTTGAGGGATGGCAAAAAGATGCACTTAAACTTGCACCGAAATATCACTATGGAAAACAAACGAAACTCTCTGCCGTCCAGGCAAATTACCTGCTAAAGTATATAAAACTTCCAAACACAAAATTAAGAATATCTGAAATCATTCGGCGTGCAAAAGATGATATGTTGATTGATGGTTTTGACTGCCCGAAAAGTGATGCTTCGCTTCGCAGATGGATACAGAACTGGGCAGACTTGAACGCTGATGAATGGACTTACTGTCGGGAAGGACAAAAAGCTTTAAACGATAAAATACTGCCATCACTGATGCGTGATAAAGATAAGGCAGAGGTTGGTGATATGCTGATTATTGACGGGCACAAAACCAACTTCCAGATTATTCACCCGGCAACCGGCAAGCTTATAAGAATGGTTTTGATAGTTGTATATGATTACCGATCTGACCTGCCATTAGGCTGGGAGTTGATGCCTACTGAAAATGTATATTCAATCAGTTCAGCCATGCGACACGCATTATTACGGCTTGGTATGAAGGGAAAGGTTGTAAACATTGATAACGGCAGAGCCAACAAGAGCAAGTGGTTTATGGGTGATTTAGAACAATGCGGGATAAGAGGTTTGTTTTCTAAATTATTTGATGACGTACTTATATCTCAACCCTACAATGGGCAGGCAAAAACTGTGGAGAGATTCTTCGGTACAATGGCTGACCTTGAACGTGGAATGATTACTTATTCAGGAACATCAATAGCAACCAAACCCCCTCGTATGATGCGTAACGAAAAATTCCACAAACAAATATTCGACCGCGCGACAGAGACAGTAGCATTCGATTTATACCAGGCTCACCACCAGATTGCAAAATGGTTTGATGAATATTCTAACCGACCGCACCAGGATGGCTTCTATAAAGGTTATACACCTATTGAAATATTTAACGAATCCTACGAACGAGTAAAACAGCAGGAAGATTTCAAGATACGTTCGCTCAGTTCTGGCGAATTAACATTACTAATGATGTCGCAGACAATAACAAAGCTATATCCCAATGGAATAAGGTTCAGGGGAAATTATTATTTCCATCACGAGTTATACCGGTTCTCAAAAGAAAACAAAAGAGTATCCTTTGAAATACTATACGATGACCAGGAACTTGATTCAATAATTGTGAAGGAAATGAGTGGGAAGTTTTTGTGCGAAGCATTCAAAAAAACATTAGTCCATCCGCTTGCAAAATATACAGGAACTCCTGAAGACGTAGCATTAGTCTCACAGCAACTTGCAGAGAAAAATGAACTGAAAAAATTAACGATAGGGAATTATAGGGATTACTGTGAAAATGTTATTACTCCACAGATTGAAAGAACGGTTGATGTTATAAAGAATAAAGAACTAAAGAAACAGGCAAAGAAAACCCGGAAGTTGTTGAACTCTGCAAATGATGTTAAACTGGATTTGAGCACACCAAAACCACTAATGAACAGCGATGAATCTCCCGACTTTTATATAAAGGAAGATTAA
- a CDS encoding AAA family ATPase: MSNINIDQVIKEFNSLIENGKVKSINTGAQAIGISPARLNQFLNKNYKGNIQETAKIVNDWLALHREREETAIDDIPFVAGVTNSDLVIDLCRLCHVQKTIGLVIGRSGLCKTKALQKYASDHKDVIYIEVDAAYSTKELMVEIHERVGFNAKGHLNSLKKDIIKKLKNTGRTIIVDQFEYLPDKAIELLRTIHDKAGVGLVLAGLPRGLKLIRGIDGVHEQIYTRIGAAVELQPLKDSDIEKLTKVFIPGSNGEFKDFIEPSRRNARVLNILTREAQRIAKNKGIKINPDVIAKANRQLVS, from the coding sequence ATGTCTAACATCAACATCGATCAGGTTATCAAAGAATTCAACTCTCTTATTGAAAACGGTAAAGTAAAAAGCATCAATACGGGAGCGCAGGCAATCGGTATATCACCCGCCAGGCTTAATCAATTCCTGAATAAAAACTACAAAGGCAATATACAGGAAACAGCAAAGATTGTAAATGACTGGCTGGCACTTCACCGTGAAAGAGAAGAGACCGCGATAGATGATATTCCGTTTGTTGCCGGCGTAACTAATTCAGATTTAGTGATTGATTTATGCAGGCTATGTCACGTTCAAAAGACAATCGGACTTGTAATCGGTCGTTCAGGTTTATGCAAAACCAAAGCACTTCAAAAGTACGCATCAGACCATAAGGATGTAATCTACATTGAAGTTGATGCCGCTTATTCAACTAAAGAACTGATGGTTGAAATACACGAGAGAGTTGGCTTCAATGCGAAGGGACATCTTAACTCACTAAAGAAGGACATAATAAAAAAACTGAAGAACACAGGCAGAACGATAATCGTTGATCAGTTTGAATACCTTCCGGACAAAGCAATAGAGCTGTTAAGAACAATTCACGATAAAGCGGGAGTTGGTTTAGTGCTTGCAGGTCTGCCCAGGGGATTGAAATTAATCAGAGGTATTGACGGTGTACACGAACAAATATATACACGCATTGGTGCGGCAGTTGAATTGCAGCCTCTTAAAGATTCCGATATTGAAAAACTTACTAAGGTATTTATCCCGGGCTCAAACGGTGAGTTTAAGGACTTCATAGAGCCATCCAGACGCAATGCAAGGGTGCTCAATATTCTTACACGTGAAGCACAGCGAATAGCAAAGAACAAAGGCATCAAGATCAACCCTGATGTAATTGCTAAAGCTAACAGACAGTTAGTGAGTTGA
- a CDS encoding DUF3164 family protein translates to MKKEKWFDESGNEIPASRITALEKTMEAASARILKKAQKLNTELVQLKNEVHSVSEGLFVKVMKQNDVDISKRKGNFSWFNFDRSVKIEISVNERVVFDDMLMKAAKEKLFTFIDEQVPADISFIKDLITEAFQTRNGKLDTKRVMQLVRYKKKIKHQLFRDAVDLIESSIRKPDSKIYSRIWVRNDQGEYENVELNYSSI, encoded by the coding sequence ATGAAAAAAGAAAAATGGTTCGACGAAAGCGGTAATGAGATACCGGCAAGCAGGATAACTGCTCTTGAAAAAACAATGGAAGCTGCATCTGCCAGGATACTGAAGAAAGCACAGAAGCTTAACACTGAGTTGGTACAGTTAAAGAATGAAGTGCATTCCGTAAGTGAAGGTCTGTTTGTAAAAGTAATGAAACAGAATGATGTGGATATCAGCAAGCGCAAGGGAAACTTCTCCTGGTTCAACTTTGACAGGTCAGTTAAAATAGAAATAAGTGTTAATGAGCGTGTAGTGTTTGATGATATGCTGATGAAAGCAGCTAAAGAAAAGCTGTTCACATTCATTGATGAACAGGTGCCTGCAGATATTTCTTTCATCAAGGATTTAATAACTGAAGCATTCCAGACACGCAACGGAAAGCTTGATACCAAGCGTGTAATGCAGTTGGTAAGGTACAAGAAGAAAATCAAGCATCAGTTATTCCGTGATGCCGTTGATTTGATTGAAAGCAGTATCAGGAAACCCGACAGCAAGATTTACTCCCGCATCTGGGTTAGAAATGACCAGGGAGAATATGAAAATGTTGAACTGAATTATTCATCTATTTAA
- a CDS encoding DUF1018 domain-containing protein: protein MEKANNRQKWFIHDARKFFGLSSADYESLLGGYGVKSAKDLSYKDAEDMLAKLQERGWTPPEKKTDTVKPVSRSVELYGWGKKKYEALRKRGYPYPEPQKLRMIEALWKDLARNKSDESLQRFIENLTGISDITMLYDEHAKIVITALQSMKAARERKSSTNKKAASN, encoded by the coding sequence ATGGAAAAAGCTAACAACCGGCAGAAGTGGTTTATACATGACGCACGAAAATTTTTCGGATTGAGTTCTGCAGACTATGAGTCACTGCTTGGTGGATATGGAGTTAAATCCGCAAAAGACCTTAGCTATAAGGATGCTGAAGATATGCTTGCAAAACTGCAGGAGCGCGGATGGACTCCACCGGAAAAGAAAACAGATACAGTTAAACCGGTCAGCAGATCAGTAGAGTTATATGGATGGGGAAAAAAGAAATATGAAGCTCTCCGGAAAAGAGGTTATCCATATCCCGAACCGCAAAAGTTAAGAATGATTGAAGCGCTATGGAAAGATTTAGCTCGTAATAAATCTGATGAATCACTACAAAGGTTTATTGAGAACCTTACGGGCATTTCAGATATAACTATGCTGTATGATGAACATGCAAAAATAGTTATAACAGCATTGCAGTCAATGAAAGCTGCAAGGGAAAGAAAATCATCAACTAACAAAAAAGCAGCGAGCAACTGA
- a CDS encoding DUF935 family protein — MPYHNSDLTNSLLPTTTQIKRYLRLANISLTEKKTKRDVRLLMSYLQRLQEVDGRFLGLVERRKRAVRARKFDIQLPAEYKMTSVEEKQLLETKTRFRKANIFSLWNDIIDGIIFGQSAVRLYFDNTRFGTMVTKKESYDLTELDHSETLDNWLDELITDEKTKEFSRIPLDPDINIITRFSPMKNRKHYVGSYARAINLLSFLKYHTRWHWADNNERHGIPPTYATHPEALDEVEISKLIAMVEKLKKDSVAVFPEYVKILYEQALKSDSTDSFKEFLDAANTEMAITIVGQNLTTEVQGGSRAAAQVQNEVDDLITDADVDTGVDIITNQYLKLDFINNYGEPRNDYFEFVEVKEEQEDYESNSRIFTNIFTDEELREKIPIGKSVFYKKLGIPEPKEGEEVIQFAPKKKVIDGE; from the coding sequence ATGCCTTATCATAATTCAGATTTAACAAATAGCCTGCTTCCAACAACCACACAGATAAAGCGATATCTCAGGCTTGCCAACATTTCGTTGACTGAAAAAAAAACAAAGCGTGATGTAAGACTGCTTATGAGTTACCTGCAGAGGCTTCAGGAAGTTGACGGAAGATTTCTTGGTTTAGTCGAACGAAGAAAGAGAGCTGTACGTGCACGCAAGTTTGACATTCAACTGCCTGCAGAATACAAGATGACATCAGTTGAAGAAAAACAATTGCTCGAAACTAAAACACGTTTCAGAAAAGCTAATATATTTTCACTATGGAATGACATCATTGACGGAATTATTTTTGGTCAGAGTGCAGTAAGACTGTATTTCGATAATACCAGGTTCGGTACTATGGTTACGAAAAAAGAATCTTATGATCTTACAGAGCTTGACCATTCAGAAACACTTGATAACTGGCTTGATGAATTAATCACTGATGAAAAGACAAAAGAGTTTAGCCGTATACCTCTTGATCCGGACATAAATATTATCACACGTTTTTCACCGATGAAAAACAGGAAACACTATGTCGGTTCATATGCACGTGCAATTAATCTTCTGTCATTTCTGAAATATCATACACGATGGCATTGGGCGGACAACAATGAGCGTCATGGCATTCCCCCAACTTATGCAACACATCCTGAAGCTCTTGATGAAGTTGAGATAAGCAAACTGATTGCAATGGTTGAAAAGCTGAAGAAAGATTCAGTTGCTGTATTCCCTGAGTATGTAAAAATACTTTATGAACAGGCATTGAAGTCAGACTCAACTGATTCATTCAAAGAGTTTCTTGATGCCGCTAATACTGAAATGGCAATTACTATTGTTGGTCAGAATTTAACTACAGAAGTACAGGGCGGAAGCCGCGCCGCCGCACAGGTACAGAATGAAGTTGATGACCTTATAACCGATGCTGATGTTGATACAGGAGTTGACATCATTACCAATCAGTATTTGAAACTGGATTTCATTAACAATTACGGTGAACCAAGAAATGATTACTTCGAGTTTGTTGAAGTAAAAGAAGAGCAGGAAGATTACGAAAGCAACTCACGTATATTCACAAACATTTTCACCGATGAAGAATTGAGAGAGAAAATTCCTATTGGCAAATCAGTATTCTATAAGAAACTTGGAATACCTGAACCAAAAGAAGGTGAGGAAGTAATTCAGTTCGCTCCTAAAAAGAAAGTGATTGATGGAGAATAA
- a CDS encoding DNA adenine methylase, translated as MIPYVGGKSYLANWIISNFPADFQKKHYCEVFGGGGWVLFKKEPSYLETYNDLNKHLVKLFTVIRDNYEEFKHCINWSFHSREMYNEAKEKLKDDKFLNDVETALYYAIRQIQSFSGNSESWGYQLTSHKLVQGKWTPFMRRLEIINARLKRVQIECLDFEKLIAKYDSKDTLFYVDPPYVDCEYYYNKNGVNFTYEDHKRLADILNNIKGSFALSYYENKLVRELYKGHRIIKKHTVKHSCGIVRAREDKTKPKSVELLITNY; from the coding sequence ATGATTCCGTATGTAGGTGGAAAATCTTATCTGGCTAACTGGATTATTTCAAATTTTCCTGCAGATTTTCAGAAGAAACATTACTGTGAAGTATTTGGCGGTGGAGGCTGGGTTCTATTCAAGAAAGAACCAAGTTATCTTGAAACGTATAATGATCTCAACAAGCACCTGGTGAAGTTGTTCACGGTAATAAGAGATAATTATGAAGAGTTCAAACATTGTATCAACTGGAGTTTTCATAGTCGTGAAATGTATAATGAAGCAAAAGAAAAACTGAAAGATGATAAATTTCTTAATGATGTTGAAACAGCTTTGTACTATGCCATCAGGCAGATACAATCATTCTCCGGAAACAGTGAAAGCTGGGGTTATCAGTTGACCTCACACAAGCTTGTACAGGGTAAATGGACACCATTTATGAGAAGGTTGGAAATAATAAATGCACGATTGAAACGTGTTCAAATAGAGTGTCTGGACTTTGAGAAGTTGATAGCTAAGTATGACAGTAAGGACACTCTATTTTATGTTGACCCGCCGTATGTCGATTGTGAGTATTATTACAACAAGAATGGTGTGAACTTCACGTATGAAGATCATAAACGATTGGCGGACATACTGAATAACATTAAGGGGAGTTTTGCTCTTAGTTATTATGAGAATAAGTTAGTGCGTGAACTCTATAAAGGTCACAGGATAATCAAGAAACATACAGTGAAGCATTCCTGTGGCATTGTAAGAGCCAGAGAGGATAAAACAAAGCCTAAGTCAGTAGAGTTGCTCATTACAAATTATTAG